Proteins encoded together in one Chryseobacterium sp. G0201 window:
- a CDS encoding type I restriction enzyme HsdR N-terminal domain-containing protein, producing MELPKLNFQETFDFKFKKDKDKFFIYDVVRKTYLLLTPEEWVRQHWIHYYLTIKSYSVSALITEKKIVLNGLTKRIDLLVTEKSQPKILIECKAPSIKLTEKTFEQTARYNSIIRAKEIVLTNGLQHINAYYENGEYQFYKA from the coding sequence ATGGAACTCCCAAAACTGAATTTTCAGGAAACTTTTGATTTTAAATTCAAGAAAGACAAAGATAAGTTTTTTATTTATGATGTAGTTCGTAAAACTTACCTTTTGCTCACCCCCGAAGAATGGGTGCGCCAGCATTGGATACATTATTATCTTACCATAAAATCCTATTCTGTATCAGCACTAATTACTGAAAAAAAGATTGTTTTAAATGGTTTGACAAAGAGAATTGACCTTTTGGTTACCGAAAAATCACAGCCAAAAATCCTGATCGAATGCAAAGCTCCATCTATTAAATTAACGGAAAAAACATTTGAGCAAACAGCGAGATATAACTCCATTATCAGAGCAAAAGAAATTGTTTTGACGAATGGTTTGCAGCATATTAATGCGTATTACGAAAACGGAGAGTATCAATTTTATAAAGCTTAA
- a CDS encoding GNAT family N-acetyltransferase: protein MNFSIQPILENQEYQLIPLQQGDFESLYEVASDPKVWEQHPNKDRYQREVFENFFKGAMESKGAFKIIDKSSGDVLGSTRFYDFDENKNGIFIGYTFYGTKCWGKGINPQIKKLMLDYIFQFVDSAFFHIGKENFRSQIALERLGGEKIAEEEVAYFGEPTRTNFVYEIKKENWS from the coding sequence ATGAATTTTTCTATTCAACCTATTTTAGAAAATCAGGAATATCAATTAATCCCCTTACAGCAAGGGGATTTTGAGTCTTTATATGAAGTGGCTTCAGATCCTAAAGTTTGGGAACAGCATCCCAATAAAGACCGCTACCAAAGAGAAGTTTTTGAAAATTTTTTCAAAGGTGCTATGGAAAGCAAAGGAGCTTTTAAAATTATAGATAAAAGTTCCGGAGATGTTTTGGGAAGTACACGTTTTTATGATTTTGATGAAAATAAAAACGGAATTTTCATTGGCTATACTTTTTACGGCACAAAATGTTGGGGGAAAGGCATTAATCCGCAGATCAAGAAATTGATGCTGGATTATATTTTCCAGTTTGTGGATAGCGCTTTCTTCCATATTGGTAAAGAAAATTTCCGTTCACAGATTGCTTTGGAAAGACTTGGCGGTGAGAAAATTGCCGAAGAAGAAGTCGCTTATTTCGGAGAGCCGACAAGAACTAATTTTGTCTACGAAATCAAAAAAGAAAATTGGTCATGA
- a CDS encoding dienelactone hydrolase family protein has translation MIRSILLTASLMASGTIFSQNLKTVSYQDGAQKLNGLVTSNAGKKLPGVLILPAWKGIDDEAKIAAAELEKQGYIAFVADIYGEGNIPMDGDSAAKTSGYYKKNYDAYQKRISLALEQLKKNGAISDKIAVIGYCFGGTGALESARGSLPVVGVVSIHGSIGKDQARKNGAISTKILVENPADDKGVTPEDYNNLVKEMNEGNADWQIITYAHSKHTFTDPKSPDYNELMAKRAWNHTLMFLKEILK, from the coding sequence ATGATACGTTCAATCTTACTAACAGCTTCTCTAATGGCTTCAGGAACAATTTTCAGTCAGAATCTTAAAACGGTTTCTTATCAGGATGGTGCACAAAAACTGAATGGTTTGGTGACTTCCAATGCCGGAAAAAAACTTCCCGGAGTTCTAATTCTTCCAGCTTGGAAAGGAATTGATGATGAAGCAAAAATTGCTGCCGCTGAACTAGAAAAACAGGGCTATATTGCTTTTGTTGCCGATATTTATGGAGAAGGAAATATTCCGATGGACGGTGATTCTGCTGCAAAAACTTCAGGATATTACAAAAAGAATTATGATGCTTATCAGAAAAGAATTTCTTTGGCTTTAGAACAATTAAAGAAAAACGGAGCTATTTCCGATAAAATTGCCGTGATCGGATATTGTTTTGGAGGAACGGGAGCTCTAGAATCTGCGAGAGGAAGTCTTCCTGTTGTGGGCGTTGTTTCTATCCACGGAAGTATTGGAAAAGATCAAGCAAGAAAAAACGGAGCGATCTCTACTAAAATTTTAGTTGAAAATCCTGCAGATGATAAAGGTGTAACTCCGGAAGATTATAATAATTTGGTTAAAGAAATGAATGAAGGAAATGCGGATTGGCAAATCATCACTTATGCGCATTCAAAACATACTTTTACTGATCCAAAATCACCTGATTATAATGAATTGATGGCCAAAAGAGCTTGGAATCACACGTTGATGTTTTTAAAAGAAATCTTGAAGTAA
- a CDS encoding cupin domain-containing protein encodes MKKFKIQKSPFVVPTTDRKLIEEHWGNSTQNSNISIAHMVAPPDWNEPHQTPQFDEYTLIISGKKQFEIDGEIVILEKGQSILVEKGARVRYSNPFAEPCEYVAICLPAFSMDLVNREEEII; translated from the coding sequence ATGAAAAAATTTAAAATCCAAAAATCACCGTTTGTAGTTCCTACCACAGACAGAAAATTAATTGAAGAACATTGGGGAAATTCTACCCAAAATTCAAATATTTCAATTGCTCACATGGTCGCTCCACCAGATTGGAATGAACCGCACCAGACTCCTCAATTTGATGAATATACCTTAATTATTTCAGGTAAAAAACAATTCGAAATCGATGGAGAAATTGTTATTTTAGAAAAAGGACAAAGCATTTTGGTTGAAAAAGGAGCAAGAGTTCGTTACAGCAATCCGTTCGCTGAACCTTGTGAATATGTTGCAATTTGTCTTCCTGCTTTTTCAATGGATTTGGTGAATAGAGAGGAAGAAATAATTTAA
- the holA gene encoding DNA polymerase III subunit delta — protein sequence MKELDLILKNIKNKEVLPIYFFHGDEPYFIDLAVKALEHDFLEEDEKAFNQTVTYGKDTTYQEILSLARQFPMMGDKQVIIVKEAQDLKLNEEEGRALEAYVENPVPSTVLVFAHKHKKLDSRKKVTKSLDKAKALFLSESIRENNLPKWIADECLKLKIKTAPNISNLLAEYLGNDLSRIANELNKLKIILKEGEVLDGTIIENHIGISKEYNVFELQKALGTKNANAAFKIAHFMGKNPKNNPFVMMLANLYSYFSNVIIYNTMAGQPPQVIASQMGINPYFVKDYAESARLYPLKHATRVISILREFDMKGKGLGAVNMSEAELIKELVYKIINVDKIKMKV from the coding sequence ATGAAAGAATTAGATTTAATCCTCAAAAATATTAAAAATAAAGAAGTTTTACCTATTTATTTTTTCCACGGAGATGAACCTTATTTTATTGATTTAGCAGTAAAAGCTCTTGAGCACGACTTTTTGGAAGAAGATGAAAAGGCTTTCAACCAAACTGTTACTTACGGAAAAGATACGACTTATCAGGAAATTCTTTCGTTAGCAAGGCAGTTTCCGATGATGGGAGATAAGCAGGTAATTATCGTAAAAGAAGCGCAGGATTTAAAGCTGAATGAAGAAGAAGGCAGAGCCTTAGAAGCTTATGTTGAAAATCCTGTTCCGTCTACCGTTTTGGTTTTTGCCCACAAACACAAGAAGTTAGACAGTCGAAAAAAAGTTACGAAATCTTTAGACAAAGCAAAAGCTCTTTTTCTGAGCGAATCTATCAGAGAAAATAATCTTCCGAAATGGATCGCTGACGAATGTCTTAAATTAAAAATAAAAACAGCCCCGAATATTTCAAATCTTTTGGCTGAATACCTTGGAAACGATCTTTCCAGAATTGCCAATGAATTGAATAAATTAAAAATAATCCTTAAAGAAGGAGAAGTTCTTGACGGGACAATCATCGAAAATCACATCGGGATCAGTAAAGAATACAATGTTTTCGAATTACAGAAAGCTTTAGGAACAAAAAATGCCAATGCGGCTTTTAAAATTGCTCATTTTATGGGTAAGAATCCCAAAAACAACCCTTTTGTAATGATGTTGGCGAATTTGTACAGTTACTTTTCCAATGTTATCATTTACAATACGATGGCTGGTCAGCCACCCCAGGTTATCGCTTCGCAGATGGGAATTAATCCTTATTTTGTTAAAGATTATGCCGAAAGCGCAAGATTATATCCTCTAAAGCATGCCACAAGAGTGATCTCAATTTTGAGAGAATTTGATATGAAAGGGAAAGGTCTTGGAGCTGTAAATATGAGTGAAGCAGAATTAATCAAAGAATTGGTTTACAAGATTATCAATGTTGATAAGATTAAGATGAAAGTTTGA
- a CDS encoding bifunctional transcriptional activator/DNA repair enzyme AdaA translates to MKLTAERMYQASLDKDSSFEGTYWMAVKTTGIFCRPTCTARKPKKENVEFFLNAEEAIEKGYRACKICKPLEKLNETPQYIQELLAELAKNESLKIKDADLLKRNIEPVTIRRWFLKNHGMTFHAFQRQFRMNTAFKKIKNGESIMETALDSGYESLSGFNDSFKNILGVSPKNSKIQMIIDLKRIETPLGTMLACAVDEGICLLEFTDRKNMEKQFTSLSKVLNAEIVQGENKHFKQLEEELTEYFEGKRQQFDVPLFITGTEFQKNVWQLLREIPIGETRTYKQQSEFLGNPKAIRAVGTANGINKIAILIPCHRVIGSNGELVGYAGGIWRKQKLLELEKAILF, encoded by the coding sequence ATGAAACTTACAGCAGAAAGAATGTATCAGGCATCGTTAGATAAAGATTCTTCATTTGAAGGAACGTATTGGATGGCTGTAAAAACTACCGGAATATTCTGTCGGCCAACTTGTACTGCTCGAAAGCCAAAGAAAGAAAACGTAGAATTCTTTCTAAATGCAGAAGAAGCGATTGAAAAAGGGTACAGAGCATGCAAAATATGCAAGCCTCTTGAAAAATTAAATGAAACACCTCAATATATTCAGGAATTATTGGCTGAACTGGCTAAAAATGAATCTCTAAAGATCAAAGATGCTGATCTCCTGAAAAGGAATATCGAACCGGTAACGATCCGTCGCTGGTTTCTGAAAAATCACGGAATGACCTTTCATGCTTTTCAAAGACAATTTAGGATGAATACGGCTTTCAAAAAAATAAAAAATGGAGAAAGTATTATGGAAACAGCTTTAGATTCGGGATACGAAAGTTTGAGTGGTTTTAATGATAGTTTTAAAAACATTCTCGGAGTTTCACCAAAAAACAGTAAAATACAAATGATTATTGATCTTAAAAGAATTGAAACTCCCCTCGGAACGATGCTTGCCTGTGCCGTAGATGAAGGTATTTGTCTGCTTGAATTTACAGACCGTAAGAATATGGAAAAGCAATTCACCTCATTATCCAAAGTATTAAATGCTGAAATTGTTCAGGGTGAAAACAAGCATTTTAAACAACTTGAAGAAGAATTAACAGAATATTTTGAAGGGAAAAGACAACAATTTGATGTTCCGTTATTTATTACAGGAACAGAATTTCAGAAAAATGTTTGGCAACTTCTGCGTGAAATCCCAATTGGAGAGACCAGAACCTACAAACAGCAATCCGAGTTTTTAGGAAATCCAAAAGCAATTCGTGCGGTAGGAACGGCCAACGGAATCAATAAAATAGCAATTTTAATTCCGTGTCATCGTGTAATTGGCTCAAACGGCGAATTGGTAGGTTACGCAGGCGGAATCTGGAGAAAACAAAAATTATTAGAATTGGAGAAGGCTATTTTGTTTTGA
- a CDS encoding DUF2911 domain-containing protein — MKKLLFALCISASAFSFAQDYSVPAASPRQQVEQQFSMSKITIDYGRPGVKGRKIFGELVPYGQVWRAGANSSTKITFGQSVNFGGKIVAAGTYGLFIVPTEKEWKVILNKDFQQWGAYTYDPKQDVVDVTVPVNKLADKQEWFEITLNPTDENSANLVLKWDLAQAEVALKPAKPEAVTKIAEKLKEIKKIESDAAKTKS; from the coding sequence GTGAAAAAGTTACTATTTGCACTTTGCATATCAGCTTCAGCTTTCAGTTTTGCACAAGACTATTCGGTACCGGCAGCAAGTCCGCGTCAACAGGTAGAGCAACAGTTCTCAATGTCTAAAATCACCATCGATTACGGAAGACCGGGAGTGAAAGGTCGTAAGATCTTTGGAGAATTGGTTCCTTACGGACAGGTTTGGAGAGCGGGAGCAAACTCATCTACAAAAATTACATTCGGACAGTCTGTGAACTTCGGTGGAAAAATTGTTGCTGCAGGAACTTACGGATTATTCATCGTTCCTACAGAAAAAGAATGGAAAGTGATCTTAAACAAAGATTTCCAACAGTGGGGAGCATATACTTATGATCCAAAACAGGATGTTGTAGATGTTACTGTTCCGGTAAACAAATTGGCAGACAAGCAAGAGTGGTTTGAAATTACTTTAAACCCAACAGACGAAAATTCTGCAAATTTAGTATTGAAATGGGATCTTGCTCAAGCAGAAGTTGCTTTAAAGCCGGCAAAACCAGAAGCAGTAACCAAAATTGCTGAAAAACTGAAAGAAATTAAGAAAATTGAGTCAGACGCAGCTAAAACAAAAAGCTAA